In Choloepus didactylus isolate mChoDid1 chromosome 6, mChoDid1.pri, whole genome shotgun sequence, one DNA window encodes the following:
- the LOC119536980 gene encoding olfactory receptor 502-like yields the protein MKKNCTAGTGFIPLGLTANAKLRVILFVIILCIYLVTVYGNLSTIILIRISSQLHHPMYLFLSHLAFADIDYSSSVTPNVLVNFLVESNTISYSGCAIQLGSAIFFGTAEGFPLAVMAYDHFVAICNPLLYSTKMSTQICVQLLSVAYVGGFLNASIYTISFFSLFFCGRNQVNHFFCDFDPLVKPSCSDISIPAVVPSFSAGSIIVITVFVIAVSYAYILITILKMHSSERLHKAFSTCTSHLTAVTLFYGTITFIYVMPKSSYSTDQKKVVSVFYMVVIPMLNPLIYSLRNNEIKGTLKKSFVEKHFLKETFNFIGFVVIV from the coding sequence atgaaaaaaaattgcacTGCAGGGACAGGATTCATTCCATTGGGCTTAACAGCTAATGCCAAACTTCGGGTCATCCTCTTCGTCATCATCCTATGCATCTACCTGGTGACTGTATATGGCAATCTTAGCACAATCATTCTTATCAGAATCTCTTCTCAGCTCCATCATCCTATGTATTTATTCCTGAGCCACTTGGCTTTTGCTGACATAGACTATTCATCATCTGTCACTCCCAATGTGCTTGTAAACTTCCTGGTGGAGAGCAACACAATCTCCTATTCTGGATGTGCCATCCAGCTTGGTTCTGCCATCTTCTTTGGGACAGCTGAGGGCTTCCCTCTGGCAGTTATGGCATATGATCACTTTGTGGCAATCTGCAACCCACTGCTTTATTCAACCAAAATGTCCACACAAATCTGTGTCCAGTTACTCTCTGTGGCTTATGTAGGTGGTTTTCTCAATGCTTCAATTTATActatttccttcttctctttattCTTCTGTGGACGAAATCAAGTCAATCACTTTTTCTGTGATTTTGATCCTTTAGTTAAACCTTCCTGTTCTGATATTAGTATTCCCGCAGTTGTTCCCTCATTTTCTGCTGGATCCATCATTGTGATCACAGTGTTTGTCATAGCTGTTTCCTACGCCTACATCCTCATCACCATCCTGAAGATGCACTCTTCCGAGAGACTCCacaaggccttctccacctgcacCTCCCACCTCACTGCAGTCACTCTGTTCTATGGGACAATTACATTCATTTATGTGATGCCCAAATCCAGCTACTCAACTGACCAGAAGAAGGTGGTGTCTGTGTTCTACATGGTGGTGATCCCCATGTTGAACCCTCTCATCTACAGTCTCAGGAATAATGAGATTAAGGGCACTCTGAAAAAGAGCTTTGTAGAAAAACACTTTCTTAAGGAAACGTTCAATTTTATTGGGTTTGTTGTAATAGTATAA